A single window of Cytobacillus dafuensis DNA harbors:
- a CDS encoding endonuclease: MKGRLQKKIFSLVLIFTMIFSLFNPFLGNVSKAAETITVAEAIANNSGLATVEGYIIGVTNNGPKYQHQGPFTVNTNIAIADSADEKDAKKILPVQLPAGSIRTALNLVDHPENLGKKIKISGTLTAYFAVPGLKSPTAYSFVEDTDPVKVQAVTASPDGGEVVKGTRVELATTTKDAAIYFTLDGSEPTKFSTLYTEPIEINAPVTIKAIAVKAGLSDSEVTVRDYTILQENTIRIHDIQGAGHNSPYANQNVVGIEGIVTYVVDGSNFYMQDRQPDEDPNTSEGILVYKKSHNVKVGDVVKASGQVKEWVLEGYAEKLQTDLPVTEINATNIQMIKSNEPLPAPVVMGVDRMPSLEVIDSDGLTAFNPEVDGIDFFESLEGMLVQVNNPKVVAPQKYGEIIVVPENIPTNTKAGGLRITETDFNPERMTIDINDDSFVAKMGDRFNGSIQGVVSYGYSNYKILSDKAKLPSLLPGANERETTAIAPVDEKLTIASYNVENFSTKTDDSKVTKLAEAIVTNMKQPDIIGLTEVQDNDGPTDSGTTDASQSASKLIAKIVSLGGPTYVYTDISPVDKLDGGQPGGNIRVGFLYNPERVSLMEGVKGSATEAVGFENGKLTLNPGRIAPTNSAFNSSRKPLAAQFEFKGENVIVVANHFNSKGGDLPLFGKTQPPVLNSEKQRMEISTVVNNFVKDVKSKDPNANIVLLGDFNDFEFSNPLKALKGQELTNMIEKVPADERYTYNYQGNAQVLDHILVSNNLAASTEVDIVHINSGFMEEHGRASDHDPVLIQTILKDPVKPEEPKYDKVYDLVNYNAKKLVIGPDNALIIMDKNSTITEGIWLKKSATLKGEGLKKTRVVISSAQRDTVVDLTGTEIKEVLIESDKVKEIRGAENVKLWTLGKKVDPSAIKFTNAKGEEIPSPFAPKENKAPVLTKPLDKINAKTGEKVSIQLSEHFSDPDGDPLVYTTTIGTVSGSVLTLPTDEIGNYLIAITVKDGNGGEITARFSLTVEEKNELDGYYDPASGKTGADLKLALHKIISEQTKISYSQVWEALKETDEDPNNKDNVILIYKGESRPKSSNGGNVGQWNREHVWAQSHGGFGTNIGPGTDIHHLRPSDVQINSSRGNLDFDNGGSPVSGCNGCFKTSNSWEPPDRVKGDVARMLFYMAVRYEGTNGEIDLELNDKVGNGTSPYHGKLSVLLEWHNQDPVDDFERNRNNIIYEKWQHNRNPFIDHPEWAHMIWRKAN, encoded by the coding sequence ATGAAAGGTAGGCTTCAGAAAAAGATATTTAGCCTCGTTCTAATTTTTACAATGATTTTCAGCCTGTTTAATCCATTCCTTGGAAATGTATCGAAGGCAGCAGAAACAATTACGGTTGCAGAGGCAATTGCAAATAATAGTGGTTTAGCCACGGTTGAAGGGTACATTATTGGTGTAACAAATAATGGCCCAAAATATCAGCACCAAGGGCCTTTTACAGTGAACACTAATATTGCTATTGCAGATTCAGCAGATGAAAAGGATGCAAAGAAAATTTTGCCTGTTCAACTGCCAGCAGGTTCTATTAGAACAGCATTGAATCTTGTAGATCACCCAGAGAATTTAGGGAAAAAAATTAAAATTTCTGGTACTTTGACAGCTTATTTTGCAGTTCCAGGTTTGAAAAGTCCTACTGCTTATTCATTCGTTGAGGATACTGACCCTGTCAAGGTTCAAGCTGTAACTGCATCCCCAGATGGAGGTGAAGTTGTCAAAGGTACAAGAGTTGAACTAGCGACAACTACTAAAGATGCAGCAATCTATTTCACTTTAGACGGTTCAGAACCTACTAAATTCAGCACGCTTTACACAGAGCCGATCGAAATAAATGCTCCAGTCACCATCAAGGCCATTGCCGTTAAAGCTGGTTTATCAGACAGTGAAGTAACGGTGCGTGATTATACCATTCTACAGGAGAATACTATCCGTATTCATGATATTCAGGGTGCTGGCCATAATTCTCCATATGCAAATCAAAACGTAGTAGGTATTGAGGGAATCGTAACTTATGTAGTTGATGGAAGCAATTTTTATATGCAGGACAGGCAGCCAGATGAAGATCCAAACACTTCTGAAGGAATTTTAGTTTATAAAAAATCCCATAATGTTAAAGTGGGGGATGTTGTAAAAGCTAGTGGTCAGGTGAAAGAATGGGTTTTGGAAGGATATGCTGAAAAGCTGCAAACGGACCTTCCGGTAACTGAAATAAATGCAACTAATATTCAAATGATTAAAAGCAATGAGCCTCTACCTGCTCCTGTTGTTATGGGAGTCGACCGTATGCCGTCTCTTGAGGTGATCGACAGCGATGGTTTAACAGCTTTTAATCCTGAGGTGGATGGTATTGACTTTTTTGAGAGCCTTGAGGGTATGCTCGTACAAGTTAATAATCCAAAGGTAGTAGCTCCACAGAAATATGGAGAAATTATCGTCGTTCCCGAAAATATTCCAACAAATACAAAAGCGGGTGGCTTACGCATCACAGAAACTGATTTTAACCCAGAAAGAATGACTATTGATATTAATGATGATTCATTTGTAGCTAAAATGGGAGATCGCTTTAATGGTTCAATTCAGGGGGTTGTAAGCTATGGCTACAGCAACTATAAAATCCTTAGTGATAAAGCGAAATTGCCATCACTGTTGCCTGGGGCAAATGAGCGCGAAACAACAGCAATTGCACCAGTGGATGAAAAACTGACTATTGCATCATACAATGTAGAAAACTTTTCAACGAAAACAGATGATTCAAAGGTTACTAAACTAGCAGAAGCTATTGTTACGAATATGAAACAACCAGACATTATTGGCTTGACAGAGGTTCAAGATAATGACGGACCAACGGATAGCGGAACGACTGATGCAAGCCAAAGTGCATCGAAATTAATCGCAAAAATTGTATCTTTAGGTGGCCCGACATATGTCTATACAGATATTTCACCGGTAGATAAGTTAGATGGCGGACAGCCAGGAGGAAATATCCGTGTTGGTTTCCTTTACAATCCGGAACGAGTATCACTAATGGAAGGTGTAAAAGGCTCTGCTACAGAAGCAGTCGGATTTGAAAATGGCAAGCTTACACTTAATCCAGGACGTATCGCTCCTACAAATTCTGCTTTTAATTCAAGCCGAAAACCGTTAGCCGCACAGTTTGAATTTAAAGGAGAAAATGTCATTGTTGTAGCAAACCATTTTAACTCAAAAGGCGGGGACCTTCCTTTGTTTGGAAAAACTCAGCCTCCAGTTTTAAATAGTGAAAAACAGCGGATGGAAATTTCCACGGTTGTAAACAATTTCGTCAAGGATGTTAAATCAAAGGACCCTAATGCAAATATTGTATTGCTTGGAGACTTTAATGATTTTGAATTTTCTAATCCGTTGAAAGCATTAAAAGGACAAGAATTAACGAACATGATAGAAAAGGTTCCGGCAGATGAGCGCTATACTTATAACTACCAAGGGAATGCTCAAGTTTTAGATCATATTTTAGTATCTAATAATTTAGCTGCTTCAACTGAAGTGGATATTGTTCATATTAATTCCGGCTTTATGGAAGAACATGGACGTGCCAGCGACCATGATCCTGTTTTAATTCAAACGATTCTAAAAGATCCCGTTAAACCAGAGGAACCAAAGTATGATAAAGTGTATGATCTTGTCAATTACAATGCAAAAAAACTTGTCATCGGACCGGATAATGCGTTAATTATCATGGATAAAAACTCGACAATCACAGAAGGAATTTGGCTTAAAAAATCTGCCACCCTTAAAGGGGAAGGATTAAAGAAAACGAGAGTTGTCATAAGCTCTGCCCAAAGAGACACTGTTGTTGATCTAACCGGAACGGAGATTAAGGAAGTTCTAATAGAGAGTGATAAGGTGAAGGAAATTAGAGGAGCAGAGAATGTTAAGCTGTGGACGTTAGGTAAAAAAGTCGACCCTTCCGCTATTAAATTTACAAATGCGAAAGGGGAAGAGATTCCTTCTCCATTTGCTCCAAAAGAGAACAAAGCACCAGTACTAACTAAGCCTTTAGACAAAATTAATGCCAAAACTGGTGAGAAGGTTTCGATTCAATTAAGCGAGCATTTCTCAGATCCAGATGGAGATCCATTGGTTTACACTACAACAATTGGTACTGTATCAGGCTCTGTGCTTACACTTCCAACTGATGAAATCGGCAATTACTTAATCGCAATTACGGTTAAAGACGGAAATGGCGGAGAGATTACTGCCCGCTTCTCATTAACTGTTGAAGAAAAGAATGAGTTGGATGGCTACTATGATCCAGCCTCTGGGAAAACCGGAGCGGATTTGAAGCTTGCTCTCCACAAAATTATTAGCGAGCAAACAAAAATTTCGTACAGTCAAGTGTGGGAAGCATTAAAGGAAACGGATGAGGATCCGAATAACAAGGACAATGTTATTTTGATTTATAAGGGTGAATCCCGTCCAAAGAGCAGTAATGGCGGAAATGTAGGTCAATGGAATCGTGAGCATGTTTGGGCACAATCCCATGGCGGATTCGGGACAAATATTGGTCCAGGTACGGACATTCATCATCTCCGTCCTTCCGATGTACAGATTAATAGTTCTAGAGGAAATCTAGATTTTGATAATGGTGGCAGCCCAGTCAGTGGCTGTAATGGCTGTTTCAAAACATCAAACTCATGGGAACCTCCTGATAGAGTTAAGGGAGATGTTGCCAGAATGCTCTTCTATATGGCTGTTCGGTATGAAGGAACGAATGGTGAAATCGATTTGGAATTGAATGATAAAGTAGGAAATGGAACAAGCCCATATCACGGCAAGCTGTCTGTCTTGCTAGAATGGCATAATCAAGATCCAGTGGACGATTTTGAACGGAACCGCAACAATATTATTTATGAAAAATGGCAGCACAATCGCAATCCGTTCATTGACCATCCTGAGTGGGCTCACATGATCTGGAGAAAAGCTAACTAA
- the proC gene encoding pyrroline-5-carboxylate reductase, protein MKKVAFIGAGSMADALISGILKNKIVDPHRIWVTNKADHDKLKEMQTQYGVQTTYQLEEIFHDVEIVFLAMKPKDAAVAITRIKKYLTKEMLVISVLAGVAINSIEHLAEKELAIVRAMPNTSAAVGKSATALAINENVSEEQVKLVTKIFGTVGLTAIVEEKQLDAVTGLSGSGPAYIYYLAEAMEKSALDIGLEKNVAKEFIVQTLLGAAEMLSKSSKEPQQLRKEVTSPGGTTEAGIKILDSYGVQNAFIDCIKEATAQSKRLGKAFGAKMEV, encoded by the coding sequence ATGAAAAAAGTAGCGTTTATCGGTGCAGGTTCTATGGCAGATGCATTAATTTCCGGAATATTAAAAAATAAAATAGTTGATCCACATCGCATTTGGGTAACAAATAAGGCTGATCACGACAAGTTAAAGGAGATGCAAACTCAATATGGAGTTCAAACAACGTATCAATTAGAGGAGATTTTTCATGATGTTGAGATTGTTTTTTTAGCAATGAAGCCTAAAGATGCGGCAGTGGCGATTACTAGAATAAAAAAATACTTAACGAAGGAAATGCTTGTTATTTCCGTTTTAGCCGGAGTTGCGATCAACAGCATCGAACACTTGGCAGAAAAGGAATTGGCCATTGTGAGAGCAATGCCGAATACTTCGGCAGCTGTCGGAAAATCAGCAACGGCCTTGGCAATAAATGAAAATGTATCTGAAGAACAAGTGAAGCTCGTTACAAAAATATTCGGAACAGTTGGTTTGACTGCAATTGTTGAAGAAAAGCAGCTTGATGCAGTAACAGGTTTATCAGGCAGCGGGCCAGCTTATATCTACTATCTTGCAGAAGCGATGGAAAAAAGCGCATTGGACATTGGACTTGAAAAAAACGTAGCAAAGGAATTTATTGTGCAAACCTTGCTTGGAGCAGCTGAAATGCTATCAAAATCAAGCAAGGAACCTCAGCAGCTTCGTAAAGAAGTGACAAGCCCAGGTGGAACAACGGAGGCTGGTATAAAAATTTTAGATTCCTATGGTGTACAGAATGCGTTTATTGATTGTATTAAAGAAGCAACTGCACAGTCAAAAAGACTAGGAAAGGCGTTTGGAGCTAAGATGGAGGTTTAA
- a CDS encoding M14 family zinc carboxypeptidase, which translates to MNKLWKVLSSTALAASLLAVPNVGFAETGPSPQQGDNLSIEGFINYDQLTKKLEQIQKSSQGKVKVETAGKTNLGRDIYKVTVGHGDKVVLIESEIHGNEKTGTVALLNILQNLGSSNSQEAKKILDELTIVVIPMMNADGSELDRRANDMDWAEVVAKFPQLANVQPAWNYYNYPGSYNYNLNPGFDVNRDFHPDLNYVPKPEDFPGASNKYGWYITPEAQTVRNVYKDLKEQFGKVDVFVDLHHQGFPYVEGTDDRVTMSISGKFVKHPNSSGGEKYAAYAENYNYDFSRQLNLAVYNALQEKGDSVFTNISLYDQNIDLPGTALGAFALNGSGTVLFEVSGQTQSFGQKKRGQLVKTVETGLMSIINGVTDGSVYQLNPEEYENIPLSVRTPGGL; encoded by the coding sequence ATGAATAAGCTTTGGAAGGTATTAAGTTCAACTGCTTTAGCTGCATCGTTATTGGCTGTACCGAATGTTGGTTTTGCTGAGACAGGGCCAAGTCCACAACAAGGGGATAATCTATCGATTGAAGGGTTTATCAACTATGATCAACTTACAAAAAAGCTAGAGCAGATCCAGAAATCTAGCCAAGGCAAAGTAAAGGTTGAAACGGCTGGCAAAACAAATTTAGGGCGTGACATCTATAAGGTAACAGTTGGCCACGGAGATAAGGTTGTATTAATCGAGAGTGAGATTCATGGAAATGAGAAAACAGGAACGGTTGCCCTTTTAAACATTTTGCAAAATCTTGGATCAAGCAATTCACAAGAAGCGAAAAAGATTTTGGATGAGCTGACAATTGTCGTCATTCCAATGATGAACGCTGATGGCTCAGAGCTTGACCGCCGTGCGAATGACATGGATTGGGCGGAGGTAGTTGCGAAATTCCCTCAGTTAGCAAATGTCCAGCCTGCCTGGAATTATTACAATTATCCTGGAAGTTATAATTATAATCTCAACCCAGGATTTGATGTGAACCGAGACTTTCATCCAGACTTGAACTATGTTCCAAAGCCTGAAGATTTCCCAGGAGCATCTAATAAATACGGCTGGTATATTACACCTGAAGCGCAAACAGTTAGAAATGTTTATAAGGACTTGAAGGAACAATTCGGAAAAGTGGATGTGTTCGTTGATCTTCACCATCAAGGATTCCCTTATGTAGAAGGTACGGATGATCGTGTGACGATGTCAATTTCAGGGAAATTCGTCAAGCATCCAAATAGCTCTGGCGGTGAAAAATACGCTGCGTACGCTGAGAACTATAATTATGATTTTTCAAGACAATTGAATTTAGCGGTATATAACGCACTACAGGAAAAAGGCGATTCTGTATTTACAAATATTTCATTGTACGATCAAAATATTGACTTACCAGGAACAGCTTTAGGTGCGTTTGCATTAAATGGAAGCGGAACAGTACTTTTTGAAGTAAGTGGGCAAACGCAAAGCTTTGGTCAAAAGAAGAGAGGCCAGCTCGTAAAAACAGTTGAAACAGGTCTAATGAGCATTATTAATGGCGTGACAGATGGATCTGTATATCAATTAAATCCAGAAGAATATGAAAACATTCCGTTAAGCGTTAGAACTCCAGGCGGATTGTAA